A section of the Triticum dicoccoides isolate Atlit2015 ecotype Zavitan chromosome 7A, WEW_v2.0, whole genome shotgun sequence genome encodes:
- the LOC119329804 gene encoding probable inositol oxygenase produces the protein MTIIIEQPQFDAAAERKVAGDPAELVLDGGFTVPDSNAFGHTFRDYDAESERKKTVEEFYRVNHINQTYEFVQRMRDAYGRLDKTEMSIWECIELLNEFIDDSDPDLDMPQIEHLLQTAEAIRKDYPDEDWLHLTGLIHDLGKVLLHPSFGELPQWAVVGDTFPVGCAFDECNVHFKYFKENPDYHNPEFNTKFGVYSEGCGLDNVLMSWGHDDYMCLVAKENKTTLPSAGLFIIRYHSFYPLHKHGAYMHLMNEEDKENLKWLHVFNKYDLYSKSSVRIDVEEVKPYYMSLIDKYFPGKLRW, from the exons ATGACCATCATCATCGAGCAGCCTCAGTTCG atgcggcggcggagaggaaGGTCGCCGGCGACCCGGCGGAGCTCGTGCTCGACGGCGGCTTCACCGTACCGGACTCCAACGCCTTCGGCCACACCTTCAG GGACTACGACGCGGAGTCGGAGCGGAAGAAGACTGTGGAGGAGTTCTACCGCGTGAACCACATCAACCAGACGTACGAGTTTGTGCAGCGGATGCGGGACGCATACGGGCGGCTGGACAAGACGGAGATGAGCATCTGGGAGTGCATCGAGCTTCTCAACGAGTTCATCGACGACAGCGACCCTGACCTGGACATGCCGCAGATCGAGCACCTCCTCCAGACCGCCGAGGCCATCCGCAAGGACTACCCCGATGAGGACTGGCTCCACCTCACTGGCCTCATCCATG ATCTGGGCAAGGTGCTGCTGCATCCCAGCTTCGGGGAGCTTCCTCAGTGGGCAGTCGTAG GTGACACCTTCCCCGTCGGCTGCGCGTTCGACGAATGCAACGTCCACTTCAAG TACTTCAAGGAGAACCCTGACTACCACAACCCGGAGTTCAACACCAAGTTCGGGGTCTACTCCGAGGGGTGCGGGCTGGACAACGTGCTCATGTCATGGGGCCATGACGACTACATGTGCCTG GTTGCCAAGGAGAACAAGACCACCCTTCCTTCCGCAGGGCTGTTCATCATCAGATACCACTCCTTCTACC CCCTGCACAAGCATGGAGCCTACATGCACCTGATGAACGAGGAGGACAAGGAGAACCTCAAATGGCTGCACGTCTTCAA CAAGTATGACCTGTACAGCAAGAGCAGCGTCAGGATCGACGTCGAGGAAGTGAAGCCCTACTACATGTCGCTCATCGACAAG TACTTCCCGGGGAAGCTACGATGGTGA